One Antennarius striatus isolate MH-2024 chromosome 17, ASM4005453v1, whole genome shotgun sequence genomic window carries:
- the LOC137611429 gene encoding DNA (cytosine-5)-methyltransferase 3A-like isoform X1, whose product MPSNAAVTNATNAAFKDPDFTDSPGSRMAESTRLNMDLMMEERSEVSSPSFKGGKAGRKRKQFLVESCSSLRAGVGFSGVGRPSMALVHNGDVGGHRDRTSDACFPKQEKREVENGIPRDASSCRAEDSSQSRSPSQENGFLPSREDQDPEKDKDDSLTPPRKKRGRRKLERPTKYVEHKEEDGGDAVKSEGDRGRLRGGVGWEISLRQRPVPRITFQAGDPYYISKRTREEWLAKWKMEAEKKAKLMSAMNAMKDYEESEPETHKEEEVSIIKHPSPSKLQQPQQPPQSQPQYQQQSPPLLPQQQQHQQQPQPQQQQPQQQPTDPASPTVATTPEPVAIGGGDKVSPKSADTEPEYEDGRGFGIGELVWGKLRGFSWWPGRIVSWCMTGRSRAAEGTRWVMWFGDGKFSVVCVEKLLPLSSFNNAFHQPTYNKQPMYRKAIYEVLQVASSRAGKAFMTCPDSDETETSKSVEMLNKQMIEWAMAGFQPTGPKALEPPEEERNPYKEVYPEMWVEPEAAAYTPPPAKKPRKSTAEKPKVKDIIDERTRERLVHEVRQKCRSIEDICISCGSLNVSLEHPLFAGGMCQSCKNCFLECAYQYDDDGYQSYCTICCGGREVLMCGNNNCCRCFCVECVDLLVGHGAAHAAIKEDPWNCFMCSQKGSFGLLGRRADWPSRLQHFFANNHDQDFVSSWAQMCGVPLTEVDLRPQCRPPQETPKVYPPVMVEKRKPIRVLSLFDGIATGLLVLKELGIKVDRYVASEVCEDSITVGVVRHQGRIMYVGDVRNVTRKHIHEWGPFDLVIGGSPCNDLSIVNPARKGLYEGTGRLFFEFYRLVHEARPKDGDDRPFFWLFENVVAMGVSDKRDISRFLECNPVMIDAKEVSAAHRARYFWGNLPGMNRPLTAMYTDKLDLQGCLEHGRTAKFDKVRTITTRSNSIKQGKDQHFPVYMNEKEDILWCTEMERVFGFPVHYTDVSNMSRLARQRLLGRSWSVPVIRHLFAPLKDYFSCV is encoded by the exons ATGCCGTCCAACGCCGCCGTCACCAACGCCACCAACGCTGCATTCAAAGACCCGGACTTCACCGACTCACCTGGAAGCAGAATG GCTGAAAGCACAAGACTGAACATGGACCTGATGATGgaggagaggtcagaggtgagcAGTCCCTCCTTTAAGGGTGGCAAAGCTGGAAGGAAGCGCAAGCAGTTCCTG GTCGAGAGCTGCAGCTCTCTGAGAGCTGGTGTGGGCTTCTCAGGGGTGGGCAGGCCGTCGATGGCACTGGTCCACAACGGAGACGTTGGCGGGCACAGAGACAGGACATCCGACGCCTGCTTCCCCAAACAGGAGAAGAGGGAAGTGGAGAACGGGATCCCCAGAGACGCCTCCTCCTGTCGAGCTGAAGACAGCTCTCAGAGCCGGAGCCCGTCTCAGGAGAACGGATTCCTGCCCAGTCGGGAAGATCAAGACCCGGAGAAAGACAAAGACGACAGCCTGACGCCGCCGCGCAAGAAACGAGGCAGGCGGAAACTGGAGCGTCCAACCAAAT ATGTGGAGCacaaggaggaggatggaggagacgCAGTCAAGTCCGAG GGAGATCGAGGCAGGCTGCGAGGGGGAGTTGGTTGGGAGATCAGCCTTCGTCAGAGGCCCGTGCCCAGAATAACCTTCCAGGCTGGTGACCCTTATTACATTAGCAAGCGGACCAGAGAGGAGTGGCTGGCCAAGTGGAAGATGGAG GCAGAGAAAAAGGCCAAACTGATGTCAGCGATGAACGCCATGAAGGATTACGAGGAGAGCGAACCGGAGAcccacaaagaagaagaagtctcaATAATCAAGCACCCATCGCCTTCAAAGCTGCAGCAGCCGCAGCAGCCGCCTCAGTCACAGCCTCAGTATCAACAGCAATCACCGCCGTTGTTgccacagcaacagcagcatcagcagcagcctcagcctcagcagcagcagcctcagcAGCAGCCCACTGACCCCGCCTCCCCCACTGTTGCCACGACGCCGGAGCCCGTCGCCATCGGAGGCGGAGACAAGGTGTCCCCGAAGTCTGCAGACACTGAGCCTGAGTATGAG GACGGTCGTGGTTTTGGCATCGGGGAGCTGGTTTGGGGGAAGCTGAGAGGCTTCTCTTGGTGGCCGGGCCGCATCGTGTCCTGGTGCATGACGGGACGCAGCCGAGCCGCCGAGGGAACCAGATGGGTCATGTGGTTTGGAGACGGAAAGTTCTCAGTG gtcTGCGTGGAGAAACTTTTGCCTTTAAGCTCTTTCAATAATGCCTTCCATCAACCGACATACAACAAGCAGCCCATGTACAGGAAAGCCATCTACGAAGTGCTGCAG GTCGCCAGCAGCCGGGCGGGTAAAGCCTTCATGACCTGCCCCGACAGCGACGAAACCGAAACCTCCAAGTCAGTGGAGATGCTGAACAAGCAGATGATCGAGTGGGCGATGGCGGGGTTCCAGCCCACCGGACCGAAGGCCTTAGAGCCGCCAGAGG AGGAGCGTAACCCATACAAAGAGGTCTACCCTGAGATGTGGGTGGAGCCTGAAGCCGCTGCCTACACGCCCCCTCCGGCCAAAAAGCCTCGCAAAAGCACAGCGGAGAAACCCAAGGTGAAGGACATCATCGACGAGAGGACGCGAG AGCGACTCGTTCACGAAGTGAGACAGAAGTGCCGCAGCATCGAAG ACATCTGCATCTCCTGTGGGAGTCTGAACGTCAGCCTGGAGCACCCGCTGTTCGCCGGGGGGATGTGTCAGAGCTGTAAG AActgcttcctggagtgcgcctaCCAGTACGACGACGACGGCTACCAGTCGTACTGCACCATCTGCTGCGGCGGCCGCGAGGTGCTCATGTGTGGCAACAACAACTGCTGCCG gtgtttctgcGTGGAGTGCGTCGACCTCCTCGTGGGTCACGGGGCGGCGCACGCCGCCATCAAGGAGGACCCGTGGAACTGCTTCATGTGCAGTCAGAAGGGCTCGTTCGGGCTGCTGGGCCGCCGCGCCGACTGGCCCAGTCGCCTCCAGCACTTCTTTGCAAATAATCACGACCAAGATTTTGTGAGTAGTTGGGCTCAAATGTGTGGCGTTCCTCTGACTGAGGTTGACCTTCGTCCTCAATGTCGCCCCCCTCAGGAAACGCCAAAGGTTTACCCCCCCGTCATGGTGGAGAAGAGGAAGCCCATTCGCGTCCTGTCGCTGTTTGACGGCATAGCAACAG GGCTGCTGGTGCTGAAGGAACTGGGCATCAAGGTGGATCGCTACGTGGCGTCTGAAGTGTGTGAGGACTCCATCACGGTGGGCGTGGTCCGGCATCAGGGTCGCATCATGTATGTAGGAGACGTGAGGAACGTCACGCGCAAACAC ATACACGAGTGGGGTCCTTTCGACCTGGTTATAGGTGGAAGTCCATGCAATGACCTCTCTATAGTCAACCCTGCTAGGAAAGGTCTTTATG AGGGAACCGGACGCCTGTTCTTTGAGTTCTACCGGCTGGTCCACGAGGCTCGGCCGAAGGACGGCGACGACCGGCCGTTCTTCTGGCTGTTTGAGAACGTCGTCGCCATGGGCGTCAGCGACAAGAGGGACATATCTCGCTTCCTAGAG TGCAACCCGGTGATGATAGACGCGAAGGAAGTGTCCGCCGCCCACCGGGCTCGCTACTTCTGGGGTAACCTCCCCGGCATGAACAG GCCTCTCACTGCTATGTACACTGACAAGCTGGACCTCCAGGGCTGTTTAGAACACGGAAGAACAGCCAAg TTTGACAAGGTGAGGACCATCACCACCAGGTCCAACTCCATCAAACAGGGCAAGGACCAGCACTTCCCCGTCTACATGAACGAGAAGGAGGATATTCTCTGGTGCACTGAGATGGAGAG GGTCTTCGGCTTCCCGGTCCACTACACAGACGTGTCCAACATGAGCCGTCTGGCGAGGCAGAGGCTGCTGGGCCGGTCGTGGAGCGTCCCGGTCATCCGCCACCTGTTTGCACCACTCAAAGATTACTTCTCCTGTGTCTGA
- the LOC137611429 gene encoding DNA (cytosine-5)-methyltransferase 3A-like isoform X2, with the protein MPSNAAVTNATNAAFKDPDFTDSPGSRMAESTRLNMDLMMEERSEVSSPSFKGGKAGRKRKQFLVESCSSLRAGVGFSGVGRPSMALVHNGDVGGHRDRTSDACFPKQEKREVENGIPRDASSCRAEDSSQSRSPSQENGFLPSREDQDPEKDKDDSLTPPRKKRGRRKLERPTKYVEHKEEDGGDAVKSEGDRGRLRGGVGWEISLRQRPVPRITFQAGDPYYISKRTREEWLAKWKMEAEKKAKLMSAMNAMKDYEESEPETHKEEEVSIIKHPSPSKLQQPQQPPQSQPQYQQQSPPLLPQQQQHQQQPQPQQQQPQQQPTDPASPTVATTPEPVAIGGGDKVSPKSADTEPEYEDGRGFGIGELVWGKLRGFSWWPGRIVSWCMTGRSRAAEGTRWVMWFGDGKFSVVCVEKLLPLSSFNNAFHQPTYNKQPMYRKAIYEVLQVASSRAGKAFMTCPDSDETETSKSVEMLNKQMIEWAMAGFQPTGPKALEPPEEERNPYKEVYPEMWVEPEAAAYTPPPAKKPRKSTAEKPKVKDIIDERTRERLVHEVRQKCRSIEDICISCGSLNVSLEHPLFAGGMCQSCKNCFLECAYQYDDDGYQSYCTICCGGREVLMCGNNNCCRCFCVECVDLLVGHGAAHAAIKEDPWNCFMCSQKGSFGLLGRRADWPSRLQHFFANNHDQDFETPKVYPPVMVEKRKPIRVLSLFDGIATGLLVLKELGIKVDRYVASEVCEDSITVGVVRHQGRIMYVGDVRNVTRKHIHEWGPFDLVIGGSPCNDLSIVNPARKGLYEGTGRLFFEFYRLVHEARPKDGDDRPFFWLFENVVAMGVSDKRDISRFLECNPVMIDAKEVSAAHRARYFWGNLPGMNRPLTAMYTDKLDLQGCLEHGRTAKFDKVRTITTRSNSIKQGKDQHFPVYMNEKEDILWCTEMERVFGFPVHYTDVSNMSRLARQRLLGRSWSVPVIRHLFAPLKDYFSCV; encoded by the exons ATGCCGTCCAACGCCGCCGTCACCAACGCCACCAACGCTGCATTCAAAGACCCGGACTTCACCGACTCACCTGGAAGCAGAATG GCTGAAAGCACAAGACTGAACATGGACCTGATGATGgaggagaggtcagaggtgagcAGTCCCTCCTTTAAGGGTGGCAAAGCTGGAAGGAAGCGCAAGCAGTTCCTG GTCGAGAGCTGCAGCTCTCTGAGAGCTGGTGTGGGCTTCTCAGGGGTGGGCAGGCCGTCGATGGCACTGGTCCACAACGGAGACGTTGGCGGGCACAGAGACAGGACATCCGACGCCTGCTTCCCCAAACAGGAGAAGAGGGAAGTGGAGAACGGGATCCCCAGAGACGCCTCCTCCTGTCGAGCTGAAGACAGCTCTCAGAGCCGGAGCCCGTCTCAGGAGAACGGATTCCTGCCCAGTCGGGAAGATCAAGACCCGGAGAAAGACAAAGACGACAGCCTGACGCCGCCGCGCAAGAAACGAGGCAGGCGGAAACTGGAGCGTCCAACCAAAT ATGTGGAGCacaaggaggaggatggaggagacgCAGTCAAGTCCGAG GGAGATCGAGGCAGGCTGCGAGGGGGAGTTGGTTGGGAGATCAGCCTTCGTCAGAGGCCCGTGCCCAGAATAACCTTCCAGGCTGGTGACCCTTATTACATTAGCAAGCGGACCAGAGAGGAGTGGCTGGCCAAGTGGAAGATGGAG GCAGAGAAAAAGGCCAAACTGATGTCAGCGATGAACGCCATGAAGGATTACGAGGAGAGCGAACCGGAGAcccacaaagaagaagaagtctcaATAATCAAGCACCCATCGCCTTCAAAGCTGCAGCAGCCGCAGCAGCCGCCTCAGTCACAGCCTCAGTATCAACAGCAATCACCGCCGTTGTTgccacagcaacagcagcatcagcagcagcctcagcctcagcagcagcagcctcagcAGCAGCCCACTGACCCCGCCTCCCCCACTGTTGCCACGACGCCGGAGCCCGTCGCCATCGGAGGCGGAGACAAGGTGTCCCCGAAGTCTGCAGACACTGAGCCTGAGTATGAG GACGGTCGTGGTTTTGGCATCGGGGAGCTGGTTTGGGGGAAGCTGAGAGGCTTCTCTTGGTGGCCGGGCCGCATCGTGTCCTGGTGCATGACGGGACGCAGCCGAGCCGCCGAGGGAACCAGATGGGTCATGTGGTTTGGAGACGGAAAGTTCTCAGTG gtcTGCGTGGAGAAACTTTTGCCTTTAAGCTCTTTCAATAATGCCTTCCATCAACCGACATACAACAAGCAGCCCATGTACAGGAAAGCCATCTACGAAGTGCTGCAG GTCGCCAGCAGCCGGGCGGGTAAAGCCTTCATGACCTGCCCCGACAGCGACGAAACCGAAACCTCCAAGTCAGTGGAGATGCTGAACAAGCAGATGATCGAGTGGGCGATGGCGGGGTTCCAGCCCACCGGACCGAAGGCCTTAGAGCCGCCAGAGG AGGAGCGTAACCCATACAAAGAGGTCTACCCTGAGATGTGGGTGGAGCCTGAAGCCGCTGCCTACACGCCCCCTCCGGCCAAAAAGCCTCGCAAAAGCACAGCGGAGAAACCCAAGGTGAAGGACATCATCGACGAGAGGACGCGAG AGCGACTCGTTCACGAAGTGAGACAGAAGTGCCGCAGCATCGAAG ACATCTGCATCTCCTGTGGGAGTCTGAACGTCAGCCTGGAGCACCCGCTGTTCGCCGGGGGGATGTGTCAGAGCTGTAAG AActgcttcctggagtgcgcctaCCAGTACGACGACGACGGCTACCAGTCGTACTGCACCATCTGCTGCGGCGGCCGCGAGGTGCTCATGTGTGGCAACAACAACTGCTGCCG gtgtttctgcGTGGAGTGCGTCGACCTCCTCGTGGGTCACGGGGCGGCGCACGCCGCCATCAAGGAGGACCCGTGGAACTGCTTCATGTGCAGTCAGAAGGGCTCGTTCGGGCTGCTGGGCCGCCGCGCCGACTGGCCCAGTCGCCTCCAGCACTTCTTTGCAAATAATCACGACCAAGATTTT GAAACGCCAAAGGTTTACCCCCCCGTCATGGTGGAGAAGAGGAAGCCCATTCGCGTCCTGTCGCTGTTTGACGGCATAGCAACAG GGCTGCTGGTGCTGAAGGAACTGGGCATCAAGGTGGATCGCTACGTGGCGTCTGAAGTGTGTGAGGACTCCATCACGGTGGGCGTGGTCCGGCATCAGGGTCGCATCATGTATGTAGGAGACGTGAGGAACGTCACGCGCAAACAC ATACACGAGTGGGGTCCTTTCGACCTGGTTATAGGTGGAAGTCCATGCAATGACCTCTCTATAGTCAACCCTGCTAGGAAAGGTCTTTATG AGGGAACCGGACGCCTGTTCTTTGAGTTCTACCGGCTGGTCCACGAGGCTCGGCCGAAGGACGGCGACGACCGGCCGTTCTTCTGGCTGTTTGAGAACGTCGTCGCCATGGGCGTCAGCGACAAGAGGGACATATCTCGCTTCCTAGAG TGCAACCCGGTGATGATAGACGCGAAGGAAGTGTCCGCCGCCCACCGGGCTCGCTACTTCTGGGGTAACCTCCCCGGCATGAACAG GCCTCTCACTGCTATGTACACTGACAAGCTGGACCTCCAGGGCTGTTTAGAACACGGAAGAACAGCCAAg TTTGACAAGGTGAGGACCATCACCACCAGGTCCAACTCCATCAAACAGGGCAAGGACCAGCACTTCCCCGTCTACATGAACGAGAAGGAGGATATTCTCTGGTGCACTGAGATGGAGAG GGTCTTCGGCTTCCCGGTCCACTACACAGACGTGTCCAACATGAGCCGTCTGGCGAGGCAGAGGCTGCTGGGCCGGTCGTGGAGCGTCCCGGTCATCCGCCACCTGTTTGCACCACTCAAAGATTACTTCTCCTGTGTCTGA
- the LOC137611429 gene encoding DNA (cytosine-5)-methyltransferase 3A-like isoform X3: protein MPSNAAVTNATNAAFKDPDFTDSPGSRMAESTRLNMDLMMEERSEVSSPSFKGGKAGRKRKQFLVESCSSLRAGVGFSGVGRPSMALVHNGDVGGHRDRTSDACFPKQEKREVENGIPRDASSCRAEDSSQSRSPSQENGFLPSREDQDPEKDKDDSLTPPRKKRGRRKLERPTKYVEHKEEDGGDAVKSEAEKKAKLMSAMNAMKDYEESEPETHKEEEVSIIKHPSPSKLQQPQQPPQSQPQYQQQSPPLLPQQQQHQQQPQPQQQQPQQQPTDPASPTVATTPEPVAIGGGDKVSPKSADTEPEYEDGRGFGIGELVWGKLRGFSWWPGRIVSWCMTGRSRAAEGTRWVMWFGDGKFSVVCVEKLLPLSSFNNAFHQPTYNKQPMYRKAIYEVLQVASSRAGKAFMTCPDSDETETSKSVEMLNKQMIEWAMAGFQPTGPKALEPPEEERNPYKEVYPEMWVEPEAAAYTPPPAKKPRKSTAEKPKVKDIIDERTRERLVHEVRQKCRSIEDICISCGSLNVSLEHPLFAGGMCQSCKNCFLECAYQYDDDGYQSYCTICCGGREVLMCGNNNCCRCFCVECVDLLVGHGAAHAAIKEDPWNCFMCSQKGSFGLLGRRADWPSRLQHFFANNHDQDFVSSWAQMCGVPLTEVDLRPQCRPPQETPKVYPPVMVEKRKPIRVLSLFDGIATGLLVLKELGIKVDRYVASEVCEDSITVGVVRHQGRIMYVGDVRNVTRKHIHEWGPFDLVIGGSPCNDLSIVNPARKGLYEGTGRLFFEFYRLVHEARPKDGDDRPFFWLFENVVAMGVSDKRDISRFLECNPVMIDAKEVSAAHRARYFWGNLPGMNRPLTAMYTDKLDLQGCLEHGRTAKFDKVRTITTRSNSIKQGKDQHFPVYMNEKEDILWCTEMERVFGFPVHYTDVSNMSRLARQRLLGRSWSVPVIRHLFAPLKDYFSCV, encoded by the exons ATGCCGTCCAACGCCGCCGTCACCAACGCCACCAACGCTGCATTCAAAGACCCGGACTTCACCGACTCACCTGGAAGCAGAATG GCTGAAAGCACAAGACTGAACATGGACCTGATGATGgaggagaggtcagaggtgagcAGTCCCTCCTTTAAGGGTGGCAAAGCTGGAAGGAAGCGCAAGCAGTTCCTG GTCGAGAGCTGCAGCTCTCTGAGAGCTGGTGTGGGCTTCTCAGGGGTGGGCAGGCCGTCGATGGCACTGGTCCACAACGGAGACGTTGGCGGGCACAGAGACAGGACATCCGACGCCTGCTTCCCCAAACAGGAGAAGAGGGAAGTGGAGAACGGGATCCCCAGAGACGCCTCCTCCTGTCGAGCTGAAGACAGCTCTCAGAGCCGGAGCCCGTCTCAGGAGAACGGATTCCTGCCCAGTCGGGAAGATCAAGACCCGGAGAAAGACAAAGACGACAGCCTGACGCCGCCGCGCAAGAAACGAGGCAGGCGGAAACTGGAGCGTCCAACCAAAT ATGTGGAGCacaaggaggaggatggaggagacgCAGTCAAGTCCGAG GCAGAGAAAAAGGCCAAACTGATGTCAGCGATGAACGCCATGAAGGATTACGAGGAGAGCGAACCGGAGAcccacaaagaagaagaagtctcaATAATCAAGCACCCATCGCCTTCAAAGCTGCAGCAGCCGCAGCAGCCGCCTCAGTCACAGCCTCAGTATCAACAGCAATCACCGCCGTTGTTgccacagcaacagcagcatcagcagcagcctcagcctcagcagcagcagcctcagcAGCAGCCCACTGACCCCGCCTCCCCCACTGTTGCCACGACGCCGGAGCCCGTCGCCATCGGAGGCGGAGACAAGGTGTCCCCGAAGTCTGCAGACACTGAGCCTGAGTATGAG GACGGTCGTGGTTTTGGCATCGGGGAGCTGGTTTGGGGGAAGCTGAGAGGCTTCTCTTGGTGGCCGGGCCGCATCGTGTCCTGGTGCATGACGGGACGCAGCCGAGCCGCCGAGGGAACCAGATGGGTCATGTGGTTTGGAGACGGAAAGTTCTCAGTG gtcTGCGTGGAGAAACTTTTGCCTTTAAGCTCTTTCAATAATGCCTTCCATCAACCGACATACAACAAGCAGCCCATGTACAGGAAAGCCATCTACGAAGTGCTGCAG GTCGCCAGCAGCCGGGCGGGTAAAGCCTTCATGACCTGCCCCGACAGCGACGAAACCGAAACCTCCAAGTCAGTGGAGATGCTGAACAAGCAGATGATCGAGTGGGCGATGGCGGGGTTCCAGCCCACCGGACCGAAGGCCTTAGAGCCGCCAGAGG AGGAGCGTAACCCATACAAAGAGGTCTACCCTGAGATGTGGGTGGAGCCTGAAGCCGCTGCCTACACGCCCCCTCCGGCCAAAAAGCCTCGCAAAAGCACAGCGGAGAAACCCAAGGTGAAGGACATCATCGACGAGAGGACGCGAG AGCGACTCGTTCACGAAGTGAGACAGAAGTGCCGCAGCATCGAAG ACATCTGCATCTCCTGTGGGAGTCTGAACGTCAGCCTGGAGCACCCGCTGTTCGCCGGGGGGATGTGTCAGAGCTGTAAG AActgcttcctggagtgcgcctaCCAGTACGACGACGACGGCTACCAGTCGTACTGCACCATCTGCTGCGGCGGCCGCGAGGTGCTCATGTGTGGCAACAACAACTGCTGCCG gtgtttctgcGTGGAGTGCGTCGACCTCCTCGTGGGTCACGGGGCGGCGCACGCCGCCATCAAGGAGGACCCGTGGAACTGCTTCATGTGCAGTCAGAAGGGCTCGTTCGGGCTGCTGGGCCGCCGCGCCGACTGGCCCAGTCGCCTCCAGCACTTCTTTGCAAATAATCACGACCAAGATTTTGTGAGTAGTTGGGCTCAAATGTGTGGCGTTCCTCTGACTGAGGTTGACCTTCGTCCTCAATGTCGCCCCCCTCAGGAAACGCCAAAGGTTTACCCCCCCGTCATGGTGGAGAAGAGGAAGCCCATTCGCGTCCTGTCGCTGTTTGACGGCATAGCAACAG GGCTGCTGGTGCTGAAGGAACTGGGCATCAAGGTGGATCGCTACGTGGCGTCTGAAGTGTGTGAGGACTCCATCACGGTGGGCGTGGTCCGGCATCAGGGTCGCATCATGTATGTAGGAGACGTGAGGAACGTCACGCGCAAACAC ATACACGAGTGGGGTCCTTTCGACCTGGTTATAGGTGGAAGTCCATGCAATGACCTCTCTATAGTCAACCCTGCTAGGAAAGGTCTTTATG AGGGAACCGGACGCCTGTTCTTTGAGTTCTACCGGCTGGTCCACGAGGCTCGGCCGAAGGACGGCGACGACCGGCCGTTCTTCTGGCTGTTTGAGAACGTCGTCGCCATGGGCGTCAGCGACAAGAGGGACATATCTCGCTTCCTAGAG TGCAACCCGGTGATGATAGACGCGAAGGAAGTGTCCGCCGCCCACCGGGCTCGCTACTTCTGGGGTAACCTCCCCGGCATGAACAG GCCTCTCACTGCTATGTACACTGACAAGCTGGACCTCCAGGGCTGTTTAGAACACGGAAGAACAGCCAAg TTTGACAAGGTGAGGACCATCACCACCAGGTCCAACTCCATCAAACAGGGCAAGGACCAGCACTTCCCCGTCTACATGAACGAGAAGGAGGATATTCTCTGGTGCACTGAGATGGAGAG GGTCTTCGGCTTCCCGGTCCACTACACAGACGTGTCCAACATGAGCCGTCTGGCGAGGCAGAGGCTGCTGGGCCGGTCGTGGAGCGTCCCGGTCATCCGCCACCTGTTTGCACCACTCAAAGATTACTTCTCCTGTGTCTGA